The Quercus lobata isolate SW786 chromosome 9, ValleyOak3.0 Primary Assembly, whole genome shotgun sequence region aaaatatttataaaatatttttattaattttatattttttttatgtgagaaaaaatattttaagcggtaatttttaatgaaaatgaatgaaatgtttaaattggataaatttaaaacttcaaATACTTAATTGAGTGAACCTAGAATTAGAGGCTTGAAATgaacttgaattaaaaaaaaatttagactctcggtcaaattttaaaaatacaatttacattttagcccctttttaaaaataattcgatagttagtgaaaataatttaatcaagttTCGTTAACACAGctatttatttctcaaaaaaaaaaaaaaaaatcacagctatttaagaaaaagcaaaataaaaagaaaaacaagctGTGGATGTGGATTGCGGAGTCGATTTTAATTTTCGGGTTTAGGAAGGTACTACAGTGCTgaggaaaatagaagagaagtaAAAATGTTTGTGAGGGTTTTAGCTTCTGGGGCTCTCTCCAAGTCTCATCCTTTCAAGAATCTATTCTCCAATGCTTTCTTCTTCactcccttcttcttcttctccaaatACCCACTTCGCAAAACCaggtatctctctctttctgtacTGTAACATAGAGTTTTGCATTCaataactgtttttttttggctctGTTTGGTAGCTCCCAAATCACCAAAGATTCAATCTTTACATTTACAACTCAAATTTTGTAATGGGtttttcatcatcttcttcttcttcactcaGTGGATGAATAGAAGGGAGGCTTTCAGTTTCAAAAAGATTTTGACTTTGTATGCTACTGTCTCTTTGTAGACTTAGGACTCTAGAGCATTTCAGTTACTGAAAGTGAATGTTTGAGTTAAAGAATTTAGATAAATATTTCATATCGAGATTTTTGAactaatatatgtgtgtgtgtgtgtgtgtgtgagaattTAATTAGAGGTTGAAGTtatgttttctcatttttggTGAGTTTTGTAATTCATATATTACTTAGCTCTTACTGGAAAACAATGTGCCTAAAGATTACCTCACACTGCAATAGCATGGGTGATTTTATATGCAAGGTACTGGGTCAGGAGCAATCTGCTTCTCGGATCCTCTGCGATGTTAAAAGTTTTCCCATTGAGGGGCGTCGATGGATTCATTCAGACCCATTTTTAAGTTCGGCTGACAAAGTTTTGGAACCACTGAAGCAGCCTGAGAAGAGCGCAATTGTTGGTGGTACTGTTGATACTAAAGTGAAGAGAAAAAAGCTAAAGGGTAAAAGAGCAGTTGTAAGGTGGCTGAAGTTTTTTaggtggaagaagaagaaagagtatgAAAGAATGACTGCAGAAGAAAAAATTCTTTACAAATTGAGTAAGGTAagtccatttttttatttgtcccCTCATTTTTATAGTCCAAAAGAAGAGCTtcctattctttttattattatgtaaaTATATCATGGATTAGAATGATTTAAGTTACCCAATATGATAGACAACAGAACCTATCAAATTCCCTAAATTTTTTCAACAGGTGATAAATGCTCTTAACAGGATGAtacttctttattttcttagtaACATGtcatatatcaattttttaaaagtttgatAGAGTCTTATTTTTGTGGAGTAGTAGCCACATATGCAGTTTTGAATGtgatttttgagttttagatcACTTTTCTTTGGAATGAGAGTGTATTTGGGTGTTGATGTTATACAAACTATGTAGCTTGGTTTGCTTATCAAAAAGACAGGCAAAAAATATCCATACCATTGACAGTTTAAACTTTGGGATGTATGCTCCAACACTTGCTTAACTGCTTTCTAGCTGTTGGTCTTGCATGTCATCTTACTTTTTCCAAGCCTAATATGCACATGGCTAGAGTTGTACTAACATGTCATAACTTTAAACTTAGAGGCTGGAGGAGTTTCAGTGGAGCTAATTGGCTTTTTGGGTTAAACTATTACATTTATGAAGGTTGCTATGCTTGGATGAGTTATGCTATTCTATATTATATGATATTCTGATGGATGGGGAGATACCTAAGGGTATCTTGCATTTGGTGGAAATGTCTCTGATATATAGATAGTGGAGTCCGTTATTTGGCCGACTTACATTTGTTTGAGTAGCATGTTTTAGTTCTTTACTGCTGTTGTGTAGAATCTATACaagatttcaattttgaatgatGGAGATTGTAGAGGTTTAGACTTCATAATGTTATATTTGCTCTTTTAGAGTattctttgatacatttttttttataagtaagaaagattctttgataatttttattaataattaagatCAATTGTTTGAAGTAGACAAACATTACAATGGGCAGCATGGAGTATACCAGCTGTATACTTATGGATCtcccttgatttttttttggatgggtaGCTTGATATTTTGGTCAAAGGTATCCATCTGCTTTGTGCCAAAGACTTGTCTCAAGTCTTATTAGTGAGTGTTGCAGAAGACAATTCTAGCAATGGAGTTAATGTTGTAAGCTCAAAGTGGACTATACTTCTGTTAGACagtatttctaaaatatttttaacacaaattTACTCATTAACAAGTCAAGGCCAGAGCTATaggataaaatattatttatatttttgtagcAAAATGAACTATTAACCCAGTTAGCTTACTTGGAAGTACCCTGGAACATTTAAAACACTTATCTGATTTtcaaagtacatagattctttagtttttttgtaTCTTTACATTAATAGCTTGCACTAATTTACAAACTAAATTGCTTAGTTTAACCTAGATAGTCTTTCCATGATTTTTGGGATCTTCTGTCTACATTTGCAAGTAACATATATGAAAATTCAGTATTGATCTTCACTTATTGAGGCTGCATCAATCATAAATGACTTACTGATCTTAAAACTCATTACTCTATGTCTTTctctatcttctttttataaatgtatttatattGCTTGCTTGGTCTTTTTCCAGGCTCGACAGAAAGAGGAAAGATTTGTTGATGGCCTTAAGAAGATTGAGCCTAAAGAGACATCAGAAACAACTCATGATCCAGAGATATTGACCCCAGAGgaacactttttctttttaaagatgGGTCTCAAATGCAAGAATTACGTGCCTGTTGGAAGACGGGGAATCTACCAGGGTGTAATTTTGAACATGCATCTGCATTGGAAAAAGCACCAGACTCTGCAGGTGGTGGTCAAGACATTTTCGCCAGAGGAGGTCCGAGAGATTGCTGCTGAGCTGGCAAGATTGACTGGAGGAATTGTGCTTGACATTCATGAAGAGAACACAATTATTATGTACAGGGGGAAGAACTATTCTCAGCCGCCAACAGAGATTATGTCACCCAGGATCACTCTCTCCAGGAAGAAGGTTCTgatctctttcttttatattacaTATTAGATGTAAAATCAACTGTTAGAGATGTAAATGCATCAACTGTTATATTACATATGAGATGTAAATGCATCAACTGTTAGAGATGTAAAATCAGTTCAGATGTCAAAGCATCCTTCTTGTCCAATCTTGTATCGACTCTCTTTTCTGGGGTTTGGgacatcttttcttttttttatttttcaacataGTTCTGGGTGGGTTGCTGTGGTAGCTTTCTTTCCCAAAAGAAAGGGgaggggtgtgtgtgtgtgttgggggggggggggttgggaagAAAAGGTAGGTGTTTAATTTTCTGCAATATTAAAGAAGAGGAATAGGAAATGACAACCACTGTAATAACTTAATTCTAACATCTAACCATCTGTGTCTTTGAAGTCATCATTCCCTAACGGTATTCTTACATTGTCTGGATCAATTTCTTGCTGCCAAATGCTCTTGTAAAATAAATTGCTTGAACTCTTCTGAAAGGTTAATAATCAAGCCCTTTAAAGTTCAGTAATTATTCAGAGCATGTTCCATTGTCACATAAGCCTTCTATTTGGTTGGATCCCGAGTTATCACTCAAGAAAACTACATGCATAAATGGGTTGCCCTTGGTTATGTGGAGTGCCTGTTTTAGGCATCTAAAATTTGGAAATGGGCTTAAAGCTGCCCTTGGACTCTTTGATGCTTAATTATATCCTTGTTCAAATGTCTCTCTTCACTGACATAaagggttttttctttcttttttttcccacaaaagGGGGGGGTGTGAATGATAGAATAGCTTTTTACCcacatttttcatcttttcttttcaataacTGTTGATAAGTTTCTTTATCCCACATGCAAAGTGGATTGAATCCCATGCCTGCACCTTACTAATCTAGTATTTTCATATATCTTAAGTATAAAgcctttcaacatttttttgcTATGAATGGCTTTCATACATCATTGCTTGTTCTCAtacttcattttcttctctcttcactcACCTGCAGGCTTTGGATAAATCCAAATATAGAGATGGCCTCCGAGCTGTAAGAAAATATATTCCAAAACTTGAACAGGATCTTGAGTTGCTCCAAGCACAAGCTAAAAGTGTGCCTGAGAATATTCAAGAGATTGAAGGAACTGAAATTGGAAGAATTGATCCCGAGAGCAGTTCAAACTTCCAATTGAACAATTCCGATAAGCTGAAAGAAATATTGAATAGAAACAAGGAATGCTCTGAGGATGATCCTATGATGGATACAGGTATGGCATCAGATTCTGAAGATCTATCAGATATTTTTGAGACTGAATCTGATTCGGAGACTGAGAATAAGGCGG contains the following coding sequences:
- the LOC115962141 gene encoding uncharacterized CRM domain-containing protein At3g25440, chloroplastic-like, giving the protein MFVRVLASGALSKSHPFKNLFSNAFFFTPFFFFSKYPLRKTSMGDFICKVLGQEQSASRILCDVKSFPIEGRRWIHSDPFLSSADKVLEPLKQPEKSAIVGGTVDTKVKRKKLKGKRAVVRWLKFFRWKKKKEYERMTAEEKILYKLSKARQKEERFVDGLKKIEPKETSETTHDPEILTPEEHFFFLKMGLKCKNYVPVGRRGIYQGVILNMHLHWKKHQTLQVVVKTFSPEEVREIAAELARLTGGIVLDIHEENTIIMYRGKNYSQPPTEIMSPRITLSRKKALDKSKYRDGLRAVRKYIPKLEQDLELLQAQAKSVPENIQEIEGTEIGRIDPESSSNFQLNNSDKLKEILNRNKECSEDDPMMDTGMASDSEDLSDIFETESDSETENKAERPLYLDKFEKFPVESDGECEDFEEHLRQISADSKTAKSWEKDSDSPNFDEVDRIFLRAASLLKKKRR